The genomic window AATACGCCTATGATGTTAATCTGGCTACCACTTGATAGAGTTGAGTAATATTCAATTTTTCGTTCGATTGGAGCCTTTAACTGTGCCTTTAATGACTCTTCAGCCGCCTCAGCTTGTCGTTCCGCTACTCGGGCTTTTTTCAACGTTTCTGAGGCACCAGAAATAATTGTAATTGTATTAAGGGATCCATGGTCTGGGCAATTCCAATGTTTGGGCTTGCAAGGAATTACGTCAACCGTAACCATAGCATTACCTTTTGGATAAAACCCCCTTATTATAATTTCAGTATCTGTCTTTAGTCCTAATTTTCCCAATATCTTTAAGAAAACAAACCGATAGTAATCCATTGTGGGAGAAAAGAAGGTATCGGTAGCCCCACCGTGAAAATAGATTCTCACCGGTCCCGAAGCGAAAAAAGCCGGAAGGAGCAGAGTCTGTAACAAAAGCGTTATGCTCCCCGCTGTTTCAATTTTTACATTCAATGTAGATGACCTAATTTCGCCGGGTCGAAAAGAAACTTCTTGCGAGTGTAAGTAGTCTCCCTCCAATTTACCATTACAGAGCTTTTTTAGGTTACGAATGCCGATGAGATGCTGAAGTCTTAGCCCTGGCTTCCTGCGGTTTTTTCTAATGTTGAAGACACGACAAGATATGCCAGTTATCGCGGAAAGTGCAAATGCGGTTCTCAGTATCTGCCCGCCACCTTCTCCATAAGAACCATCAATTGTAATGGAGTGTACCTGTTTGAGCACAAAA from Thermodesulfobacteriota bacterium includes these protein-coding regions:
- the rtcA gene encoding RNA 3'-terminal phosphate cyclase, which gives rise to MLKQVHSITIDGSYGEGGGQILRTAFALSAITGISCRVFNIRKNRRKPGLRLQHLIGIRNLKKLCNGKLEGDYLHSQEVSFRPGEIRSSTLNVKIETAGSITLLLQTLLLPAFFASGPVRIYFHGGATDTFFSPTMDYYRFVFLKILGKLGLKTDTEIIIRGFYPKGNAMVTVDVIPCKPKHWNCPDHGSLNTITIISGASETLKKARVAERQAEAAEESLKAQLKAPIERKIEYYSTLSSGSQINIIGVFEDSIIGSDALGRPGKRAERVGKEVALQFLNEVNSMACLDRFACDQILPYVYLADGNSIFSVSEVSEHAKTNIWVIEQFLDRSSTVNESFSNSIISIV